In Miscanthus floridulus cultivar M001 chromosome 5, ASM1932011v1, whole genome shotgun sequence, one genomic interval encodes:
- the LOC136451922 gene encoding phosphatidylinositol 4-kinase gamma 1-like produces MAIAVGHFHDLKPPAVRDRRYSLYSVALLDSLLLDRDHRDHGDATAARGGHTGLSPRRRSQSSPCFTTVVAPSGSEHADRSENKMPRVEIVAGRHARGVRELIAEAAAAIASGTRLVAAQSGLGGALLLEGSRAGEHVAVIKPLDDAATAAGSPANGGGGYESRTVLREVAAFLLDHDGFASVEPTALIKISRPATATTVASIQRFVAHEYDAGELGPSRFSVASVHRVGILDVRLLNIDRHAGNILVKNPRSFQRAHGGSSTPPPLDLVPIDHGLCLPEQLDDPYFEWLHWPQSSLPFSDDELAYVASLDPFKDAETLRAELPSLKEPAIRILTVCTIFLKRAAAAGLCLADIGDMMTREFTAQQDGLSTLEALCKQVHDSVLPRLLPSFPHPSPDGDGVDEGTTVSGGRKHVSFGDLSFAEWASFLERFEQLLPAALEAKKRAGLGMSSF; encoded by the coding sequence ATGGCAATCGCGGTCGGTCATTTCCACGACCTCAAGCCCCCCGCCGTGCGGGACCGACGCTACAGCCTCTACTCCGTCGCGCTGCTCGACAGCCTGCTGCTCGACAGGGATCATAGGGATCACGGCGACGCCACCGCCGCCCGAGGGGGCCACACCGGCCTGTCCCCGCGGCGCCGGAGCCAATCCTCCCCGTGCTTCACGACCGTCGTCGCGCCTTCCGGCTCGGAACACGCGGACCGGTCCGAGAACAAGATGCCGCGAGTGGAGATCGTCGCGGGCCGCCACGCCCGAGGCGTGCGCGAGCTCATCGCGGAGGCCGCGGCCGCAATCGCGTCCGGGACCCGGCTTGTCGCCGCGCAGAGCGGCCTCGGCGGGGCGCTGCTGCTTGAAGGCAGCCGCGCTGGCGAGCACGTGGCCGTCATCAAGCCGCTCGACGACGCTGCGACCGCCGCGGGGTCGCCGGCGAACGGCGGTGGTGGGTACGAGAGCAGGACCGTGCTGCGGGAGGTGGCCGCCTTCTTGCTCGACCACGACGGCTTCGCCAGCGTGGAGCCGACCGCGCTGATCAAGATCTCGCGCCCCGCGACGGCGACGACCGTGGCGTCGATCCAGCGCTTCGTGGCGCACGAGTACGACGCCGGCGAGCTGGGCCCGTCACGGTTCTCGGTGGCCTCGGTGCACCGAGTCGGCATCCTCGACGTCCGCCTCCTCAACATCGACCGCCACGCCGGCAACATCCTCGTCAAGAACCCGCGGAGCTTCCAGCGCGCCCACGGCGGCtcatccacgccgccgccgctcgacCTCGTGCCgatcgaccacggcctctgcctgcCAGAGCAGCTCGACGACCCGTACTTCGAGTGGCTGCACTGGCCGCAGTCCTCCCTGCCCTTCTCGGACGACGAGCTGGCCTACGTGGCGTCGCTGGACCCGTTCAAGGATGCCGAGACGCTCCGCGCCGAGCTGCCGTCCCTGAAGGAGCCCGCCATCCGGATCCTCACCGTCTGCACCATCTTCCTGAAGCGCGCGGCCGCGGCGGGGCTCTGCCTCGCCGACATCGGCGACATGATGACCCGCGAGTTCACAGCTCAGCAGGATGGGCTGAGCACACTCGAGGCGCTGTGCAAGCAAGTGCACGACTCCGTCCTCCCACGCCTGCTGCCCTCCTTCCCACACCCCTCGCCCGACGGCGACGGCGTCGACGAGGGTACAACCGTCTCCGGCGGGCGGAAGCACGTGTCGTTCGGCGACCTGAGCTTCGCGGAGTGGGCGTCGTTCCTGGAGAGGTTCGAGCAGCTGCTGCCGGCGGCGCTCGAGGCCAAGAAGCGCGCTGGGCTAGGGATGTCGTCGTTCTGA
- the LOC136451923 gene encoding peroxidase 57-like, with the protein MRRQTAASGSGVRWRGCDGVAAWRWWVAVVVLGGHLLSCARAGLLESNPGLAYNFYQKSCPSVDSIVRSVTWAQVAANPALPARLLRLHFHDCFVKGCDASILLDSAQSEKTAAPNLSVGGYEAIDAIKAQLEKACPGVVSCADIVALAARDAVSYQFKASLWQVETGRRDGTVSLASNTGTLPSPFAGFAGLLTSFTNRGLNLTDLVALSGAHTVGVASCSSVTPRLYQGNATAVDPLLDSAYAKNLMSSCPNPSPASATVSLDGGTPFKFDSAYYTRVQQNQGTLASDAALAQNAATAQMVADLTNPIKFYAAFSMSMKKMGRVDVLTGTNGQIRKQCRQVNTS; encoded by the exons ATGAGGAGGCAAACAGCAGCTTCCGGTTCCGGGGTCCGGTGGCGAGGCTGCGATGGCGTTGCGGCGTGGCGGTGGTGGGTGGCCGTGGTGGTCCTGGGTGGCCATTTACTGAGCTGCGCGCGGGCGGGGCTGCTGGAGTCCAACCCGGGGCTGGCCTACAACTTCTACCAGAAGAGCTGCCCCAGCGTGGACTCCATCGTCCGCAGCGTCACCTGGGCGCAGGTCGCCGCCAACCCCGCGCTCCCGGCTCGCCTCCTCCGCCTCCACTTCCATGACTGCTTCGTCAAG GGCTGCGACGCGTCGATCCTGCTGGACAGCGCGCAGAgcgagaagacggcggcgccgaaCCTATCCGTGGGGGGCTACGAGGCGATCGACGCCATCAAGGCCCAGCTCGAGAAGGCGTGCCCGGGGGTGGTCTCGTGCGCCGACATCGTGGCGCTGGCGGCGCGCGACGCCGTCTCGTACCAGTTCAAGGCGTCGCTGTGGCAAGTCGAAACCGGCCGCCGCGACGGCACCGTGTCGCTGGCGTCCAACACGGGCACGCTGCCGTCGCCGTTCGCCGGGTTCGCCGGCCTGCTGACGAGCTTCACCAACCGCGGGCTCAACCTGACGGACCTGGTGGCGCTGTCGGGCGCGCACACCGTCGGCGTGGCCAGCTGCTCCAGCGTCACCCCGCGGCTGTACCAGGGGAACGCCACCGCCGTGGACCCGCTGCTGGACTCCGCCTACGCCAAGAATCTCATGTCGTCGTGCCCCAACCCGTCGCCGGCGTCCGCCACGGTCAGCCTGGACGGCGGCACGCCGTTCAAGTTCGACAGCGCGTACTACACCAGGGTGCAGCAGAACCAGGGCACGCTCGCCTCCGACGCCGCGCTGGCGCAGAACGCCGCGACGGCGCAGATGGTGGCCGACCTCACCAACCCCATCAAGTTCTACGCCGCCTTCTCCATGTCCATGAAGAAGATGGGACGCGTCGACGTGCTCACCGGCACCAACGGACAGATCAGGAAGCAGTGCCGCCAGGTCAACACCTCCTGA